A genomic region of Bradyrhizobium sp. ORS 278 contains the following coding sequences:
- a CDS encoding glycosyltransferase family 4 protein — MMSRERVLFVDHTGQIGGAELILLDVVQGRNESSAFLFERGPLAQALAERGLSVITSRWGLGLSTFRRDSSWMKALPLAGGLAAITAELARVARGHDVVYANSQKAFVLSAIANVVARKPLIWHLHDIISPVHFGAMQRRTQVFLANRVAAKVIVPSEAAAAAFIAAGGRRALVEIVPNGLSVEPVPVSRQELRQRLGLPSGPLVGVFSRLAQWKGQHVLVEALAQLPGVHGVIVGDALFGEQDYAAQLKRQVAELGLADRIHFLGHRRDVPLLMQAVDVMVHPSIDPEPFGRTLVEAMLAGVPVIATDAGAAPDILEHGRAGLLVPPGDARALAEALDAVLSEPAILEPQLVYASRRARTHYSLSRMLDSIGLLIRNVRAGAAV; from the coding sequence ATGATGTCGCGCGAACGCGTCCTGTTTGTCGATCACACCGGACAGATCGGCGGCGCCGAGCTGATCCTGCTCGACGTCGTGCAGGGGCGCAACGAGTCTTCGGCGTTCCTGTTCGAGCGCGGACCGCTTGCCCAGGCGCTCGCCGAGCGCGGCCTGTCCGTGATCACGTCGCGCTGGGGTCTCGGCCTGTCGACGTTCCGGCGCGACAGCTCGTGGATGAAGGCCTTGCCGCTGGCCGGCGGCTTGGCCGCGATCACCGCCGAACTGGCGCGCGTCGCGCGCGGCCATGACGTCGTCTATGCCAATTCGCAGAAGGCCTTCGTGCTGTCTGCGATCGCCAATGTCGTCGCGCGCAAGCCGCTGATCTGGCATCTGCATGACATCATCAGCCCGGTGCATTTCGGCGCGATGCAGCGCCGGACGCAGGTGTTCCTGGCCAATCGCGTCGCCGCGAAGGTCATTGTCCCGTCGGAAGCGGCAGCTGCCGCGTTCATCGCGGCGGGTGGACGGCGCGCGCTCGTGGAGATCGTGCCCAACGGTCTGTCCGTCGAACCCGTGCCGGTGTCGCGGCAGGAACTGAGGCAGCGGCTCGGCCTGCCGTCGGGACCGTTGGTCGGCGTGTTCAGCCGGCTCGCCCAATGGAAGGGCCAGCATGTCCTGGTCGAAGCGCTGGCCCAACTGCCAGGCGTGCATGGCGTCATCGTCGGCGATGCGCTGTTCGGCGAACAGGACTATGCGGCGCAGCTGAAGCGGCAGGTCGCCGAGCTCGGTCTCGCCGACCGCATTCATTTCCTTGGTCACCGCCGCGACGTGCCGCTGCTGATGCAGGCTGTCGACGTGATGGTCCATCCATCGATCGATCCGGAGCCGTTCGGCCGCACGCTGGTCGAGGCGATGCTGGCGGGTGTGCCGGTCATCGCCACCGATGCGGGAGCTGCGCCGGACATTCTGGAACATGGACGGGCCGGACTGCTCGTGCCTCCGGGCGATGCGCGGGCGCTGGCGGAAGCCTTGGACGCGGTGCTGTCGGAGCCGGCGATCCTCGAGCCGCAGCTCGTCTACGCATCGCGCCGCGCGCGGACACATTACAGCCTGTCGCGCATGCTCGATTCGATCGGATTGTTGATCCGCAATGTTCGTGCGGGAGCGGCGGTGTGA